A single window of Syntrophus aciditrophicus SB DNA harbors:
- a CDS encoding PaaI family thioesterase, whose product MTDKAFQDCYPDEFAHCYGCGRLNEEGLQIKSYWDGEESVCHYTPRPFHTGGFPGYCYGGLICSLIDCHSAATAAAARLRADGFSLGEKPLSRFVSASLKVDFLKPTPMGTPLELRSKILEIKDRKIIVSTTLAADGELRARGEEILVQLPESNRS is encoded by the coding sequence CAGGATTGCTACCCGGACGAGTTCGCCCATTGCTACGGATGCGGGCGGCTGAATGAGGAAGGACTGCAGATTAAAAGCTACTGGGACGGGGAGGAAAGCGTCTGCCATTATACGCCCCGCCCTTTTCACACCGGAGGCTTCCCCGGCTACTGCTATGGCGGACTGATCTGTTCCTTGATCGACTGCCACAGCGCCGCAACCGCCGCGGCGGCCAGGCTGCGCGCGGATGGATTTTCCCTGGGCGAAAAACCCCTGTCCCGCTTTGTTTCCGCATCTCTCAAGGTTGATTTTCTCAAACCCACCCCTATGGGAACCCCTCTGGAATTGAGGTCGAAAATTCTGGAGATCAAGGACCGGAAGATCATCGTCAGCACCACCCTGGCCGCGGACGGTGAGCTCCGCGCCAGAGGCGAAGAAATTCTGGTTCAGCTTCCGGAAAGCAACAGGTCTTAG